TACGACCTCATCATCGACGAGTACTCCAACCTGTCGATGACGGACCTGGAGAACGCCGAGCAGCGCAACCACCTCAAGGACGAGCTGCAGGAGAAGATCATCACGGCCTACGAGACCGAGGACGAGAAGAAGGTGAAGACCAAGCAGGTCATGGGCATCTACCTGACCTCCTTCGTCATGCAGTGACGCGACCCCGCACGCAGCACGGCCCGGCAGGACCCCGGACGCCCCGTCCGGGGTCCTGCCGCGTTCCCGGCCCCACCGGCCCCGGGTCAAGCGAGGGCGCCCCGGTGCCGACCTTGTGCAGGTGAGTTCCCCCACGACCCACGCAGCCCCCGCCACCGTGCCCGCCCCCCGTCCCGCGCCGCCCGCGCCCGGGGACGGGCCGGCCCCCGCACGGGCCCGGCGCCGCCACCGGCGCCTGCTGGGGGCGGTGGCCGTGCCGGCCCTGCTCGCCTTGGCCGCCGTCCTGCTGCACCGCACCTTCGGGCGGCTCTCGGCCGCGGAGTTCGGTGCCGCGCTGGGCGACCTGGGGCCCGGGGCGCTGCTGCCGGCCCTGGCGCTGACGGCCCTGTCGCTGCTGCTCATGACCGGCTACGACGCCCTGGCGCTGCGGCACGTGGGCCGCTCCCTGCCCTACCGGCGGTACGGCCTGGCCGCCTTCACCGCCACCGCCCTGGGCAACGGCCTGGGCGCCTCGGCCCTCGTGGGCGCGGCCGTGCGGGTCCGGCTCTACACCCGCTGGGGCGTGCCGGCCGCCGACGTCGCGCGCGTCGTCGGCGTCAACCTCGTGACCCTGGTGCTGGGTGCCGCGGTGCTCGCCGGCGGGGGCGCGCTCGTCGCCCCGCACGCGGTGGCCGCCGCCGTGGGCGCCCCGGTGCCCGCCGTCCTGACCGTGGCCGGGGTGCTCGCCGGCCTCGTCGTGGCCCACCTGGCGTTCGCGCTCGCCGGGCCCCGCGAGGTCCGCCTGGGCCGCCTCGTCCTGCACCGCCCGAGGCTGCCGGTGGCCGCCGGCCAGGTCGTCCTGTCCACGCTGGAGTGGTTGGCCATGGCCTCGGTCCTGCACGTCCTGCTGCCCGCCGAGGCCCGCCCGGCGTTCTGGCCGTTCGCGGTCGCCTTCGCCACCGCCACCGTCGCGGGGCTGCTGAGCAGCGCCCCGGGCGGGGTGGGGGTGTTCGAGTCCTGCCTGCTGCTGCTGACCGGCCCGATGGGCTCCCCGGCGCAGGTCGCGGCGGCGCTCGTCGTCTACCGGGTCTGCTACTTCCTGCTGCCGGTGCTGCCGGCGGCGGTCCTGCTCGCGGTGCACGAGGCGCGCCGGGGACGTTGGCTGCACCTGCTGCGCCCGCGCCGCGGCGAGCGCACCCGGCCCCGCCCCCTGGCCCCGCCCCTGCTGGCGCTGGCCGTGGCGGCCGTCGGCGTGGGCACCCTCGCAGCCGGTGACCTGCCCGCCGGACTGCCGCAGGACCTGTCCCGGGCCACGACCGCCCTGGGCGGGCTGGCCGCGGTCCTGCTGGGCGTGGGCCTGCACCGTCGCCTGCGCAGCGCCTGGGCGGCCGCCCTCGTCCTGTCCGCGGCCGCGGCGGCCTCCGCCCTGGCCCACGCCGACGCGGGCTGCGCCCTCGCGGCGGCCGCCCTGACCGTGCTGCTGACCCGGACCCGGGCCGCCTTCCACCGCGGCCGGCTCCTGCCCACCGGGCGCCGCGGCACCCTCTGGGCCCCGCTGGCCGCGACCGCCCTGGTCGCCGGCGCGGTGGGCTGGCACGAGGCCCTCGCCGGCACCCCCGCCGCGGACGCGGCCCCGGACCCGCTGTGGGGCCGGCTGCTGCTGGTCGCCGGCGCGGTCGGGATGCTGCTGGGCGGGCGCTGGCTGGCCCGCACCACCACCGCCGGCCCGCACCACGACCCCGCGGGCGGGCAGTGCCCCGTGGAGCTGGCCCGCGTCGACGACCTCGTCGCCCGCTTCGGGCGCTGCCTGTCGCACCTGGCCTTCACCGGGGACAAGCGCTTCCACTTCAGCCCCACCGGCGCCGCGTTCCTCATGTACCAGGTGCGCGGGCGCAGCTGGGTCGTCATGGGCGACCCCGTCGGGCAGGACGAGCAGGTGCGCGACCTCGTCGCCGACTTCGTCGCCCTCGTCGACCGCCACGACGGCCGCCCCGTGTTCTACAACGTCACCCCCGAGCACGCGCAGCTGTACCGCGCGTGCGGACTGACGCTGGCCAAGCTGGGGGAGGAGGCCGTCCTCGACCTGCCCGACTTCACCCTGGCCGGCAAGGCGCGCGTGGGACTGCGCAACTGCCGCAACAAGTCCCAGCGCCTGGGCATGAGCGTGGAGTTCGTGCCCGCCGCCGACGTCGACCCCCTGCTGCCGCAGCTGCGGGAGGTCTCCCAGGCGTGGCTGAGCCACCGCAACGGCCGGGAGAAGCGCTTCTCCCTCGGCGCCTTCGACGAGGACTACGTGCGCCGCTTCCCCCTGGCCCTCGTCCGCCAGGACGGGCGCATCACCGCCTTCGCCACCCTGTGGACCAGCGCCGACGGCCGCGACGTGCAGGTCGACCTCATGCGCCGCCTGCCCGAGGGGCCCCGCACCGTCATGACGTACCTGTTCGTCGAGTGCATCCTGTGGGCCAAGGAGCAGGGGTGCGCGACCTTCAACCTCGGGATGGCCCCGCTGGCGGGGTTGCAGGGCCAGGAGGGCCCGGCCTCGGTGTGGGACGCCTTCGGGCACCTCGTGTGGACCCACGGGGAGCGCTTCTACAACTTCCAGGGCCTGCGCACCTTCAAGCAGGGCTTCGCGCCCCGCTGGGAGCCCTGCTACGTCGCCTCCCCGGGCGGGCCGGCGCTGACCGGCGCCGTGGTCGACGTCGTCACCCTCGTCGGCGGCGGGGTGCGCGGGGTCCTCAAGGGCTGAGCACCGCCACGCCCGGCGCGTCCCGGCTCCCGCGCCCCGGCTCCCGCGCCGCTCGTCGGCGGGGGAGCCCTCGCGCGCCCCCCGGCCGACCCCGCGCGGACTTGAGCGCACGGGCCCGGGACCACCCGTTCGGGCTCGCGCTAAAGGGTGAGAGCCGTTCGTGCCGATAGGTAGCGCGTGGCAGCCGAGACCCCCAGCACCGCAGAGCGGACCGGCGCCCGTCGCTCCCGGCGACGCGGTGTCCCCGTCCCGTACGACTTCCGACGGCCCACCAAGCTGTCGCGTCAGCACGCCCGCGTGCTCGAGATCACCTACGAGGGCTTCTGCCGTCAGTGGGCCACCCTGCTGTCCTCCACCCTGCGCACCACCGTGCAGGTCGAGCTCGACGGCATCCAGCAGTACAGCTACGACGAGTACGCCGCCTCGCTGCCGATGCCGACCGTGATGGCCGTCTTCGACCCCGAGCCGATGGTCGGGGCGGCGGTGCTGCACCTGGACATCGCCTTCGTGCTCTCCTGCATCGAGCGGATGCTCGGCGGGACCGGCGCCAACGAGCAGCCGGCGCGCCAGCTCACCGACATCGAGGCCGTCCTGGCCCGCGGGATGGTCGAGCGGACCCTGGTGGAGCTGGCCTCCTCGCTGGTCACGGTCACCGACCTGAGGCCGAAGCTGACGGCCATCGACCAGAACCCCGCCTTCGCCCAGGCCGCCGCCGCCACCGACGTCATGATCGTCTCCTCCTTCCACCTGCAGGTCGAGGGCGCCGCGGGCACCGCGACCCTGGCCATGCCGCTGGACCCGCTCTCGGCGGCGCTGACCGCGGCCGAGCTGCGCGTGGCCAGCCCCGAGGAGCTGCGGCTGCGGCGCCTCATGCGCGACCGCCTCGACGACCACCTGGAGAACATCCCGGTGGAGGTCTCGGTGCGGATGCAGGCGGCGCAGATGCGCCCCGACGAGATCCTCTCCCTCATCCCCGGCGACGTGCTGCGCCTGCCGCACCGCGCCGAGGAGCCCCTGGAGGTGGTGGCCTCCGGGGCCCGCGTCGCCTCCGCCGTGGCCGGTAGCCGCGGCACCAGACTCGCCTGCCTGATCGTCCCGACCCCCGAGGAGAACGCCCGATGAGCGCCATGACCACCACCGACCTGACCGCGACCCTGCGTGAGGCCGCCCAGGCTGCGCTCGCCGTCCTCCCGCTGTCCGCGCCCGGCACCATCACCGACGTCGTGCCCGTGGCCGCGGCCCCCGACCTCGGCGACGAGGGCACCGCCGTCTCGGCGAACTTCGCCGGCGCCGCCAACGGCCGCGTCACCGTCGTGGTGGGGGAGGAGACCCTCACCACGCTCCTCATGAGCCCCGAGGGGGCCCTGGACCCGGTCGACGCGCTGCGCCCGGCGCTGGAGACCGTCGTGCACGCCCTGGGCCAGTGCGTCCTGGAGGCCGGCGTCGAGGGCGACCCCGCCCAGGCGCTGGCCCAGCTCGACGGCGGGGCCGTCGCGATCGTCGGCGCCGGCGGGCAGACCCTGGCCCTCGTCGGCCTGACGCTCACCGCCCAGCAGGACGCGCCCGTGCCCACCGCGACCGCCACCGCCCCGGCCGCCTCCGCCGGCGGCCCCCGCCGCACGATGGACCTGCTGCGCGACGTGCAGATGGACGTCACCGTCGAGCTCGGCCGCACCCACATGACGGTGCAGGACCTGCTGGCCCTGACGCCGGGTTCGGTCGTGGAGCTGGACCGCGCGGCCGGCTCGCCCGCCGACATCCTCGTCAACGGCCAGCTCATCGCCCGCGGCGAGGTCGTCGTCGTCGACGAGGACTACGCCATCCGCATCACCGAGATCGTCACCCCGGAGGCCGGCGCCTGATGGACGCCGTCGCCGCGATCGCGCGCACGAGCGTCTCGCTCGTGGCGGTCCTCGGACTGCTCTACCTGATCTCCCGCTGGCTGCGCCGCCGTCAGGGCGGCGTGGCCGCCGGGGCGGACTTCACCGTCCTGGCCAAGCAGAGCCTGGGTGCGAAGGCCGCCGTCGCGCTGGTCAAGGTCGGCGACAAGGCCCTGGTCGTCGGGATCTCCGACGGCGGGGTCAACCTCCTCGGCGAGACCGACGTCGCCGCCGTCCTGCCCGTCACCGACGGTGAGGGCCAGCACCCCCAGGGCGCCCTCAAGGACTCGGCCGGACGTGTCGAGGAGGTGGGCAGCACCACCACCACCACCAACACCACCTCCGCCACGGACTCGGCGGACGCGCTCACCGGCACGGACGCCGTCGCGGCGCCGACCCGCACCGAACCGGTGACGGGGGAGCGCTACCTCCGCAAGGCCGGCGAGACGATCGTCGTGAAGGCCCCCGCCCGCCACACCGCCACCGGTGTGCAGGGTTCGGCGCTCTCCCCGGCCACCTGGTCCAAGGCAGTCGACGTGCTGCGTGAGAGGACGACCCGCAGGTGAGGAACTCCCGAGTCCGCCCCCGCACCGCCGGCAGGGCGGCCCGCCGCCTGGCCGCGGCCCTGGCGCTCACCGGCGGCCTGGTCGTGGGCGGCGCCCTCGGCGCCCAGGCGGCCACCCCCGCCCTCGCTCCCGCCACCGCCCCCGCGGCGATCGCGAGCACCCACGTCGCGAGCACCTACGTCGCGGCCGCTCCCGCCGCGTTCACGACCGGTGTGCAGGCCCCCCAGGCCCCCCAGGCCCCGGACGCGCCCGCCGGCACCGGGTCGGTCTCGGTCGACATCAACGGCGTCGACGGCAAACCCAGCCAGTCGATCACCATCATCATCGCCCTGACGATCCTGTCGGTGGCGCCCGCGCTGCTGCTGCTCACCACCAGCTTCACCAAGATCCTCATCGTGCTGGGCCTGACCCGCAACGCCCTGGGCCTGCAGGGCACCCCGCCCAACCAGGTCCTGGCCGGTCTGGCGCTGTTCCTGACGATGTTCGTCATGGCCCCCACCTTCAGCCAGATCAACGACGTCGCCGTCCAGCCCTACCTGAACCAGGGCATGACGGCGACGCAGGCCTTCGACGCGGGGTCCGCGCCGCTGAAGGAGTTCATGCTCAAGCAGACGCGGCCCGAGGAACTGGCCCTCATGACCAAGGCCGCCAAGCGCGACCTGCCCGCCACCCGCGAGGAGACCCCGCTGACGACGCTGGTGCCCGCGTTCGCCCTCTCGGAGCTGCGCAGCGCCTTCATCATCGGGTTCGTCATCTTCATCCCGTTCCTGGTGATCGACATCGTCGTCTCCGGGGCCCTGATGAGCCTGGGGATGATGATGCTGCCGCCGGTGACGGTGTCGCTGCCCTTCAAGCTGCTGCTGTTCGTGATGGTCGACGGCTGGGGACTCATCATCAAGTCCCTCGTCTCCTCCTACGCCGGCTGACCCCGGCCCCCTCCAGCCCCCGGCCCCTTCCAGCCCCCTGCCCGGGCACCCCTCGCGGGTGCCCGGGCACGCGCGCACCCGGGCACCCCTGAGCGCGTGGACCCCCTCCGGCTCAAGGGATTCACCCGAACAGCCGATGCAGTCACCGGAACACCCCCGAACACCTCCGCGAACAGGAAGGCGACCAGATGACCGACGTGACCGTCATCCACCTCGGGATGACCGCTCTCGTCCTCGCCGCCAAGCTCTGCGCCCCCATGCTCCTGACGGCCCTGACGGTCGGCTTCGGCATCTCCCTGTTCCAGAGCGTCACCCAGCTGCAGGAGCAGACGATCTCCTTCGTCCCCAAGGCCGTCGCCGTCGGCGTCGCCATCGTCTTCTGCGGCAAGTGGATGCTGCACGAGATGACGAGCTTCACCACGGCCCTGTACGAGCAGATCCCCACCCTGCTGACCCACGGCGGCTGAGGGTGCAGGGGGTCCCCGCGGTCGGCCTGGACCTGCTCGTGGCGCTGCTGCTGGCCGGCATCCGCGCCGCGACGTTCCTGCTGCTGGCCCCGCCGTTCGCCAACCGGGCCGTCAACGGCCGCACCAAGGCCATGCTGTCGGTCGCCATCGCCCTGCCCGTGGCGACCCGCCTGCGCGAGTCCGTCCCGCCCGTCGAACCGGCCGCGATCATCACCGCCGCGCTGCAGCAGGCCCTCGTCGGCGCCGTGATGGGCGCCTTCGTCGCGCTGCTGTTCGCCGCCGTCCAGGCCGCCGGCGACATGCTCGACCTGTTCGGCGGTTTCCAGCTCGCCGCCGCCTACGACCCCCTCATGCAGTCCCAGACGGCGATCTTCGGCAAGCTCTACACCTGGACCACCACCGCGCTGCTCGTCGTCTCCGGCGGGCACCTGCTGATCCTGCAGGGGTTCCTGCGCTCCTACGACGTCCTGCCCCTGAACGCCGGGATCGACACCGGGACCATCGCGCGCGTCTTCACCTCCGGCATCACCGAACTCATGCTGTCGGCCCTGCAGATCGCCGCGCCCCTCATCGCCGTGCTGTTCCTCACCGACATCGGCCTGGGCCTGCTGTCCCGGGTGGCCCCGGCGCTGAACGTCTTCGCCATGAGCTTCCCCGTGAAGATCCTCATCACCCTCACCCTGGCCGGGTTCACCTTCTCCCTGCTGCCCGGCGTCGTCGGCGACCTCGCCGACACCGCCCGCGAGACCGTCGTGCGCATGGTCACGCCCGCGCCGGACGGGGGTGGGGACGGGTGAGCGGGGAGAAGACCGAGAAGCCGACCCCGAAGAAGCTCAAGGAAGCCCGCGACGAGGGCAACGTCCCCTTCTCCCGCGACGTGGCCGCCTGGCTGTCCACCGGCGCCGGCGCCGCGACCGTCCCGCACACCATCGACGCCGGCCGCACCCTGCTCGAACGCACCCTGGGCCGCGTCGCCGACGTCGCCGCCGACCCCGAACCCGCCCGCGCCCTGTCCGTCCTCACCGACACCTTCTCCGGCGTCCCCGCCGTCCTGGGCCCCCTCGCCATCGCCACCGTCCTGTCCGTCGTCGTGGCCGGCGCCGTCCAGGGCACCCTCTACTTCGCGCCCAAGAAGCTCAAACCGAAGTTCACCAACCTCAACCCCGTCAACGGGCTCAAGCAGCACTGGGGCCCGCAGGCGCTGTGGGAGGGGACGAAGTCCCTGCTGAAGACCGTCGTCATCGGCGCCGCCGTCTGGTTCGTGGCCAAGGACCTGGCCCCCCGCCTCGTCGCCCAGGGCGCCATGCCCACCTCCTCCGTGCTCTCCCTCACCGGTTCCGCCGTCGTCCGCATGCTGCTCGTCACGATCGTCGTCGGCCTCCTCATCGCCGTCGCCGACTACGCCATGAGCCGGCGCCGCATCATGAAGAAGCTGCGCATGAGCAAGCAGGACATCAAGATGGAGCACAAGAACGCCGAGGGCGACCCCCTGCTCAAGGGCGCCATCCGCTCCAAGCAGATGGCCATGTCCCGCAACCGCATGATGGCCGACGTCGCCAACGCCGACGTCGTCCTGGTCAACCCCACCCACATCGCCGTGGCCCTGCGCTACGAACCCGGCAGCGGCGCCCCCAAGGTCGTCGCCAAGGGCGCCGGCGCCATCGCCACGAAGATCCGCGAGAAGGCCAAGGAGAACGACGTCCCCCTCGTCAAGGACATCGAGCTGGCCCGCGCCATGTACAAGAGCGTCAAGGTCGGCCAGGAGATCCCCCCGGAGTTCTTCGCCACCGTCGCCAAGGTCCTCGCCTTCGTCATGAGCCTGCGCACCCGCGGCTCCCTGACGACCTTCGGCGAAGCCCACACCGTCCCGGCCTGACGCGGCGACCTCGACCCCGGGTCCACCGGGGTCCACCGCGGTCCCCGGGGTCCCCGGGGTCAAGGTCGCCGCCGGGACGGCCGATGCCCAGGACGTGGGCCGAGACGGGCAGGCAGCGGGCACCGGACCGGGCCGCCCCCGCCAGCACCCGCCCACCGCCGGCACCTCGGTCGGGGCCCGCCTCACCCGCGCCCTCGGCCTCGTCGTCGCCCTGCTCCTGCTCGTCGCCGCCTCCGGCGCCGCCGGCCTGCTCGTCACCGGCTCCTCCGGCGCCCGCGAGACCCGGCTGCGCACGCTCGAAGCCGCCAACGCCGCCCTCCTGCTCACCCTCACCGACGCCGACACCGCCGTCCGCGACCACCAGGACACCCACCAACCCCAGACCCTGCAGACCTACCGGCGCGCCGTGCAGACCCTGCCCGCCCAACGCGCCCGCGTGGAACAGTCCCTCACCGACCCCCTGCAGCGCAGCCTGTTCGCCGAGCAGTCCCGGCTCACCGACACCTGGCTGCGAGCCACCGACCCCGACCGCGGCGCCGCCGACCTCACCGGCGCCACCACCCAGGCGCGCGCCTTCACCGACCTGCGCGGGGCCAGCGACCGCCTGGACACCCTCGTGCGCCACCAGCGCCACGCAGCCGCCCGCACCCAGACCCGGGTCCGCCACGGCGCCCTGGCCCTCACCGCCCTCACCCTGGCCGCGGCGCTCGCCGTCCTCGCCGGCACCGGTGCGCGCACCCGCCGCGCGCTCGTGGACCCCCTGCGCGCCCTCGTCGAGGTCCTGGACGCCCACGGCCGCGGGGACCGCAGCGCCCACGCCGACCCCGCGGCCGGACCGGCCGAGGTGCGCAGCGTCGCCCTGGCCGTCAACGACCTGGCCCGCGAGAACGCCCGCCTCCTGGCGGCCGCCGAGCGCTCGGCCCGGTTGCACCGCCTCGCCGGCGACATCGGCCGCCAGGTCCGCGACCAGCTCCGCGCCGAGGACGCCGTGCGGGTCGCCGCGACGCGGCTGGGGCAGGAGCTGCGGGTGGGCCGGGTGTGGGTGCGGATGCTGCACGACGCGTCCACCCCCGCACGCGCCCCCGAGGGTGCGGGCCAGCGCCCCGGCCTCGGGGCCGTCGCCGGGCAGTGGGCCGCCCCCGGCCTGCAGCCCCTGGCCCCCGACGGCGGCGTGCTGCGTGCCGTCGACGGCGCCGACGGCTGGCTGCGCGAGCTGCACGCCTCCGGGGAGGTCCACGCCGTCCCCGACACCCGCACCCCGCGCGGGCGCCCGGCCCCGCCGGAGGGGTTCGCGCGCGAGACCGGCGCCCGGGCCCTGCTGCTCGTGCCCATCGGCGTCGGCGACGCCCCCCGGGGCCTGCTGTCCGTGGCGTGCGGGGACGGCCCGCGCGAGTGGACCGTGGAGGAGGTCGAGCTGGCCCGCTCCGTCGCCGGCGACCTGTCCCGCGCCCTCGTCCTGGCCGACCTCTACCGGGCCCAGGAACGGCTGCTGGGGGAGCTGCGCGACGTGGAGGCGGTCAAGTCCGACCTGCTGGCCACCGTCTCGCACGAGCTGCGCACCCCGCTGACGAGCATCTCCGGCTACCTGGAACTCCTGCGCGACGGGGCCCTCGGCGA
Above is a window of Kineococcus mangrovi DNA encoding:
- the mprF gene encoding bifunctional lysylphosphatidylglycerol flippase/synthetase MprF gives rise to the protein MSSPTTHAAPATVPAPRPAPPAPGDGPAPARARRRHRRLLGAVAVPALLALAAVLLHRTFGRLSAAEFGAALGDLGPGALLPALALTALSLLLMTGYDALALRHVGRSLPYRRYGLAAFTATALGNGLGASALVGAAVRVRLYTRWGVPAADVARVVGVNLVTLVLGAAVLAGGGALVAPHAVAAAVGAPVPAVLTVAGVLAGLVVAHLAFALAGPREVRLGRLVLHRPRLPVAAGQVVLSTLEWLAMASVLHVLLPAEARPAFWPFAVAFATATVAGLLSSAPGGVGVFESCLLLLTGPMGSPAQVAAALVVYRVCYFLLPVLPAAVLLAVHEARRGRWLHLLRPRRGERTRPRPLAPPLLALAVAAVGVGTLAAGDLPAGLPQDLSRATTALGGLAAVLLGVGLHRRLRSAWAAALVLSAAAAASALAHADAGCALAAAALTVLLTRTRAAFHRGRLLPTGRRGTLWAPLAATALVAGAVGWHEALAGTPAADAAPDPLWGRLLLVAGAVGMLLGGRWLARTTTAGPHHDPAGGQCPVELARVDDLVARFGRCLSHLAFTGDKRFHFSPTGAAFLMYQVRGRSWVVMGDPVGQDEQVRDLVADFVALVDRHDGRPVFYNVTPEHAQLYRACGLTLAKLGEEAVLDLPDFTLAGKARVGLRNCRNKSQRLGMSVEFVPAADVDPLLPQLREVSQAWLSHRNGREKRFSLGAFDEDYVRRFPLALVRQDGRITAFATLWTSADGRDVQVDLMRRLPEGPRTVMTYLFVECILWAKEQGCATFNLGMAPLAGLQGQEGPASVWDAFGHLVWTHGERFYNFQGLRTFKQGFAPRWEPCYVASPGGPALTGAVVDVVTLVGGGVRGVLKG
- a CDS encoding flagellar motor switch protein FliM yields the protein MAAETPSTAERTGARRSRRRGVPVPYDFRRPTKLSRQHARVLEITYEGFCRQWATLLSSTLRTTVQVELDGIQQYSYDEYAASLPMPTVMAVFDPEPMVGAAVLHLDIAFVLSCIERMLGGTGANEQPARQLTDIEAVLARGMVERTLVELASSLVTVTDLRPKLTAIDQNPAFAQAAAATDVMIVSSFHLQVEGAAGTATLAMPLDPLSAALTAAELRVASPEELRLRRLMRDRLDDHLENIPVEVSVRMQAAQMRPDEILSLIPGDVLRLPHRAEEPLEVVASGARVASAVAGSRGTRLACLIVPTPEENAR
- the fliN gene encoding flagellar motor switch protein FliN yields the protein MSAMTTTDLTATLREAAQAALAVLPLSAPGTITDVVPVAAAPDLGDEGTAVSANFAGAANGRVTVVVGEETLTTLLMSPEGALDPVDALRPALETVVHALGQCVLEAGVEGDPAQALAQLDGGAVAIVGAGGQTLALVGLTLTAQQDAPVPTATATAPAASAGGPRRTMDLLRDVQMDVTVELGRTHMTVQDLLALTPGSVVELDRAAGSPADILVNGQLIARGEVVVVDEDYAIRITEIVTPEAGA
- a CDS encoding FliO/MopB family protein; amino-acid sequence: MDAVAAIARTSVSLVAVLGLLYLISRWLRRRQGGVAAGADFTVLAKQSLGAKAAVALVKVGDKALVVGISDGGVNLLGETDVAAVLPVTDGEGQHPQGALKDSAGRVEEVGSTTTTTNTTSATDSADALTGTDAVAAPTRTEPVTGERYLRKAGETIVVKAPARHTATGVQGSALSPATWSKAVDVLRERTTRR
- the fliP gene encoding flagellar type III secretion system pore protein FliP (The bacterial flagellar biogenesis protein FliP forms a type III secretion system (T3SS)-type pore required for flagellar assembly.); the encoded protein is MRNSRVRPRTAGRAARRLAAALALTGGLVVGGALGAQAATPALAPATAPAAIASTHVASTYVAAAPAAFTTGVQAPQAPQAPDAPAGTGSVSVDINGVDGKPSQSITIIIALTILSVAPALLLLTTSFTKILIVLGLTRNALGLQGTPPNQVLAGLALFLTMFVMAPTFSQINDVAVQPYLNQGMTATQAFDAGSAPLKEFMLKQTRPEELALMTKAAKRDLPATREETPLTTLVPAFALSELRSAFIIGFVIFIPFLVIDIVVSGALMSLGMMMLPPVTVSLPFKLLLFVMVDGWGLIIKSLVSSYAG
- a CDS encoding flagellar biosynthetic protein FliQ translates to MTDVTVIHLGMTALVLAAKLCAPMLLTALTVGFGISLFQSVTQLQEQTISFVPKAVAVGVAIVFCGKWMLHEMTSFTTALYEQIPTLLTHGG
- a CDS encoding flagellar biosynthetic protein FliR is translated as MQGVPAVGLDLLVALLLAGIRAATFLLLAPPFANRAVNGRTKAMLSVAIALPVATRLRESVPPVEPAAIITAALQQALVGAVMGAFVALLFAAVQAAGDMLDLFGGFQLAAAYDPLMQSQTAIFGKLYTWTTTALLVVSGGHLLILQGFLRSYDVLPLNAGIDTGTIARVFTSGITELMLSALQIAAPLIAVLFLTDIGLGLLSRVAPALNVFAMSFPVKILITLTLAGFTFSLLPGVVGDLADTARETVVRMVTPAPDGGGDG
- a CDS encoding EscU/YscU/HrcU family type III secretion system export apparatus switch protein, with the protein product MSGEKTEKPTPKKLKEARDEGNVPFSRDVAAWLSTGAGAATVPHTIDAGRTLLERTLGRVADVAADPEPARALSVLTDTFSGVPAVLGPLAIATVLSVVVAGAVQGTLYFAPKKLKPKFTNLNPVNGLKQHWGPQALWEGTKSLLKTVVIGAAVWFVAKDLAPRLVAQGAMPTSSVLSLTGSAVVRMLLVTIVVGLLIAVADYAMSRRRIMKKLRMSKQDIKMEHKNAEGDPLLKGAIRSKQMAMSRNRMMADVANADVVLVNPTHIAVALRYEPGSGAPKVVAKGAGAIATKIREKAKENDVPLVKDIELARAMYKSVKVGQEIPPEFFATVAKVLAFVMSLRTRGSLTTFGEAHTVPA
- a CDS encoding ATP-binding protein, with the protein product MGRDGQAAGTGPGRPRQHPPTAGTSVGARLTRALGLVVALLLLVAASGAAGLLVTGSSGARETRLRTLEAANAALLLTLTDADTAVRDHQDTHQPQTLQTYRRAVQTLPAQRARVEQSLTDPLQRSLFAEQSRLTDTWLRATDPDRGAADLTGATTQARAFTDLRGASDRLDTLVRHQRHAAARTQTRVRHGALALTALTLAAALAVLAGTGARTRRALVDPLRALVEVLDAHGRGDRSAHADPAAGPAEVRSVALAVNDLARENARLLAAAERSARLHRLAGDIGRQVRDQLRAEDAVRVAATRLGQELRVGRVWVRMLHDASTPARAPEGAGQRPGLGAVAGQWAAPGLQPLAPDGGVLRAVDGADGWLRELHASGEVHAVPDTRTPRGRPAPPEGFARETGARALLLVPIGVGDAPRGLLSVACGDGPREWTVEEVELARSVAGDLSRALVLADLYRAQERLLGELRDVEAVKSDLLATVSHELRTPLTSISGYLELLRDGALGEVGEDVAAVLGILDRNTERLRSLIEDLLLLSRVESAPATEVRGASAVADLLTGALAALQPGPGRATVRCTTDPDELAGLRVPGEGEHLRRALLAVLDNAVKFSPAGSLVRVHVEHDPREVRVVVQDEGMGIPAADLAGVFTRFTRGSNAAVAQVPGTGLGLTIARDLLRLHGGGVDLDSVEGRGTTATVRLPLLTGATPAPATASGPRAGASPRPGRLEPIGSGTPAPLRTGTAPADGAR